TATCGAGATCCACGCCAGGGAGACCAGACGCACCCGCGAGGCGCTCAACGAGATCATGGCCAAGCACACCGGCCAGCCCATTGAGAAGATCCAGGTCGACACCGAGCGCGACAATTTCATGAGCGCCGAGGAAGCCGTGGCCTACGGCCTCGTCGATAAGGTGTTTGCCTCCAGGGAACCTGTTGCGAAAACGGAATCCGGGGACGCCTAACCGCGCCTTGGGTTTCGCTTAAATGGCCCGGAGGCCCGGGCAAAGTGGGTTTTCCCATATGACGCGAAAGAAAGGACCTGTGTCGGGCGAGTTGTGCTGCTCGTTTTGCGGCAAGAACCAGGATGAGGTCCAGCGGCTGATCGCCGGCCCGGACGTGTACATCTGCGACGAGTGCGTTGCGCTTTGCAACGAGATCATCGCCCAGGAGTCCGTCAGCGAAGAGACCGAGGGCGGCAAGCTCCTGCCGCCGGCCGAGATCAAGCGGCTGCTCGACGAGTACGTCATCGGCCAGGAACAGGCCAAGAAGATTCTGGCCGTGGCCGTCCACAACCATTACAAGCGCGTGTACTACGCCGGGGCCGCGGCCGCCGACGACGTGGAGATCGACAAGAGCAACATCCTCCTGATCGGTCCCACCGGATCGGGCAAGACGCTTTTGGCCCAGACCCTGGCCCGCGTCCTCAACGTCCCCTTCGCCATCGCCGACGCCACCACCCTGACCGAGGCCGGCTACGTGGGCGAGGATGTGGAAAACATCCTGGTGCAGCTGCTGCAGAATGCCGACTACGACATCGAGGCCGCCAGCCGGGGCATCATCTACATCGACGAGATCGACAAGATCGCGCGCAAGGGCGACAGCCCGTCCATCACCCGGGACGTCTCGGGCGAGGGCGTGCAGCAGGCGCTTTTGAAGATCATCGAAGGCACCGAGGCCAACATCCCGCCCAAGGGGGGCCGCAAGCACCCGCAGCAGGAGTTCATCCGCTTAAACACCGCCAACATCCTTTTCATCGTCGGCGGCGCGTTCATCGGCCTGGAGAAGATCGTGGGCCAGCGCATGCGGGGAACGGCTATGGGATTCGGGGCCAAGGTGGAGGCGCGCCATGACGACGACATGTCGCGGATGCTTTCCCAGGCCCATCCGGCCGATCTGATCAAGTTCGGCCTGATCCCGGAATTCATCGGCCGCATTCCGATCCTCACCAGCCTCGAGGAATTGACCAAGGACGATCTGGTGCGCATCCTGACCGAGCCGAAAAACGCCTTGGTCAAACAGTACCAGAAGCTCTTTGAACTGGACAAGGTGCGTCTGCGGTTCACGAAGAACGCCATGGACGCCATTGCCGAAAAAGCCATCGAACGCAAGACCGGCGCCCGGGGACTGCGCAACGTGATGGAGAGCATCATGCTCGAGATCATGTACAAGTTGCCGTCGCTTTCCGGCGTCAAGGAGTGCGTCGTCAACAAGGCCGTGGTGGAGAAGGGCCTCGAGCCGCTGCTGTTCTACCACCAGGAAGTCAAATCGGCCTGATTGACGTTGCCGCCTCCCGTTTGACAACGGTCTTTTCGGCATTACCTTGAGCATTCGCAGCATCCGACCGCCGGGCCGGACCTCCTCCGGTCCGACGGTCCAAAGCCGATGCCAACCCCGAAAACGGGAGGTTTCATGACGGGTTT
The sequence above is a segment of the Solidesulfovibrio fructosivorans JJ] genome. Coding sequences within it:
- the clpX gene encoding ATP-dependent Clp protease ATP-binding subunit ClpX, yielding MTRKKGPVSGELCCSFCGKNQDEVQRLIAGPDVYICDECVALCNEIIAQESVSEETEGGKLLPPAEIKRLLDEYVIGQEQAKKILAVAVHNHYKRVYYAGAAAADDVEIDKSNILLIGPTGSGKTLLAQTLARVLNVPFAIADATTLTEAGYVGEDVENILVQLLQNADYDIEAASRGIIYIDEIDKIARKGDSPSITRDVSGEGVQQALLKIIEGTEANIPPKGGRKHPQQEFIRLNTANILFIVGGAFIGLEKIVGQRMRGTAMGFGAKVEARHDDDMSRMLSQAHPADLIKFGLIPEFIGRIPILTSLEELTKDDLVRILTEPKNALVKQYQKLFELDKVRLRFTKNAMDAIAEKAIERKTGARGLRNVMESIMLEIMYKLPSLSGVKECVVNKAVVEKGLEPLLFYHQEVKSA